GCAGTGGGCACTGGCTTCATGAGCTGCACCACAGAAAAAAGGTTGTCTAGGCATTCTTGCAACAGTATGCTTGTCAGAAGGAATTCATACCTTTAACTGCCAAGAAGcacttcttgaaggcgaaggacaGCCGTTGTTGCAATTAGGACTACTGCTTGCAATGACTTCCACTGAGATCCAGTGCCCATTTTCAGTTCTTTGATCGTGTCTATTGCTATACGCCCATACGCAGTGTGTCCAAGGTGGCATGATATTTAGTCATGTTTCTGCGGCTTAGTGCCATGGTCGAATGACGCGATTACATAAGGGCGCGTACCACCTAGAAATGAGCTCCATAAACCATGCTGTTGTTTCGGCCTCTGGTTcaatcactccttcttttattagAAACTGAACAGCTGGCAGGGCTTCGCGGAAGAGATGGACAATGACTCCGACTTTCATCTTGGTGAAGTGTCCACCACTAATGTGGATTTCTGATAGATCTGGTGCTACCTTAAGTTCATTGGCAGCATCATAGTCCAAGATGGCCTGTACATGCTCCAGTTTCACCTTCGAAGAAGTCAATCCATTCTTGCTTACTGTATCATCCCTCAGCGTGAAAACTTGAGCTTAAAAGCTGTCCTTTCAGGTTCTTAAGGACATGTGCTGGGTCAGAGATGAAAAAAAGTTCCTTCCCAACTAAGATTGGGTGGGGTATTGAGCAAGAAGCTGTCGAATAGCGGTGACTCGAAAAGCCAAATTCTCTCCACATAGCGTGGTTTGCTGCACCCATGTTACAGGTGACTACCCGTACTCCTAGGGAAATACGGCTGCATATCTGGACTATTTCCAGGACACACGTCTTGAGTAGAGAGCCATTCACATGCCTACCAGTAAATTCATAGGCTATCATTTGCTTCCATCTTTGGTTTACTCCACCTAGCAAAAACACCAAAGCATGGCTGGCTGCCTCTTCAGGCTTTGATGGCAAGGTCGTTTCTTCGAAAACCACGTCTTCCCCACggtcgagttcaaatccgggtgcTATCTCCATTTCATCAAGAACGACAAGACAGACATTTCTTGTGCCCTCCATTCCCTCTGCTTTTGACCTCATTACGTCGATCACTTCATGCAGGATACCTGCAGAAACTCCAGGCTCTGAATTCTTCTTGCAAACATTCTGCTTGATTGGAGAGGGTAGCCAATCTTTCTGAGCGTTTCATACCCAGTGGTTACacaagcaaatttaatttttaggCCTTGCTTTACTGTTTGCGCTGACCATGAATTGCCACAATTGTTGTTCTGAGAAAGGGCACGAATTTGGTCTTGATTTAAAAACTTCGTATTTCGTGAGAAATTAGCTGCCTGTTTCTGCAGCTTGCGATTCTTCTTCGGGTAGTTTTTTGACACTGTTCTTAGATTCTTTGTAGTGTTCTTTCAGCTTATTATTGGCTGCTGTGAGATCTGCTATCTTCTTCCTCAGCTCTGCTACCTTGCAATCAAAGGGTCGGGTCGCACAAACCACTGCAGTTTCTTGAGGCCGTACATCCGTGGTGGTCAAAGTAAGTTGCTCACTAGAACTGCTGCTTGCTGTACCCACCACTTTCTCATTTATCACTCCATCAGACGATGAATCTGCTGGAAGATATACTTGCGTGTTTAAGGAAAGGACGTTTCTCACTTCTGGTGAAGAACCTTGTGCGGCGGTGTCATCACTGAATAATGCAGGCACATGCGCACTTCGGTCCCTTGGTGGCCTTCGCTCTTTAGCAAGTTCTAGAAGCAGATAAATAAGCGAAACAGCACATTACATATTTAATATAGATGTCCTTTTGCAAAACTCCGAAAGTAAGCTTTTCTGCATTGCAAATTAAGTACCATTCGCCATGGCGGCCCATCCTACACGTCACGTGCAGCTGTTTTTCACCCCCTTCAGCAAAAGGAGTGGCTAGGCAAAGCTGGTTCTAATCCCTTTATTATGACAGCGTGCcatttaaagaaaggaaagcgGCATTCAGGCTATATATGTCTGCAGCATTGCACCTTTTTTTTACACCAAAGCTGGTTTGGTGGTAAGGGTGAAGGAATTTTGTTGTGCCAAGAAGCTGA
This portion of the Amblyomma americanum isolate KBUSLIRL-KWMA chromosome 10, ASM5285725v1, whole genome shotgun sequence genome encodes:
- the LOC144106499 gene encoding uncharacterized protein LOC144106499, whose amino-acid sequence is MRCPLSRKPHLECMQNHKEKSANHLPCAAYCAKLGERLISKTSFEQNRADGWKKLKPNAVPTVLPFRELAKERRPPRDRSAHVPALFSDDTAAQGSSPEVRNVLSLNTQVYLPADSSSDGVINEKVVGTASSSSSEQLTLTTTDVRPQETAVVCATRPFDCKVAELRKKIADLTAANNKLKEHYKESKNSVKKLPEEESQAAETGS